The region CCGTCATTTATCTTGCCATGGCACCAAAGTCAAATTCGGCTTATGTGGCTTATTCAAAGGCTAAAAAAGATGCGCAACAATCAATGAATGAACCGGTTCCTTTACAGTTACGTAATGCACCAACGAAACTGATGAAAGATTTGAACTATGGCAAGGGGTATCAATATGCTCATGACACAGATGAAAAACTGACTACAATAAAAACCATGCCGGATTCTCTAGCAGGACATGAATATTATTTTCCGACTTCTCAAGGTTCGGAAGCTAAAATCAAAGATAGGTTAAAACAAATTTCCGATTGGCATAAACAAAATGATCATTGATGGGATTTTCAATTAAATATTGATATCGGCGCCAGGAGAATATACTAAATATTGAATGAGCATATCTTCCCTCCTTTTGTTGGTTGAACGTTATTTAATTGCGTTGTATCATACGAATCTGTCAGGCTGCTATACATAGGTGGTTTCACTAGTTAGTTTTATGGGACCGGCCAGACCAAATAAAAAGAGATTTTAATGAGCAGAACTTGCGTAGAGGAGGGAGGTGACTAACCTCTGTCCCCCTACACCACCTTTTTTCTTACCAATGGGTTTTTCATTTTTTTGTTCCATAAGCATTTGCACTTTAAAAATTTCAAAATAAATGTCAAAGAATGATTCGTTTCATCCGTGCATGTATCAAGAACATCTATTATAGAATCAGCCTCGCCCATCTACTTTAAGTTTTCAATTCCCCTTTCCAACATTTCCATTTGCAGCAGTGTCTGTTCATCTGTAATGGTTTTATCTTGACCATTTATGACGGCTTTATATAAGTCATCATACACTCTTCCATAATCGCCATTTACAGATTTCACTTTTTCTTCGTGGATTGTACCTTCTTCATCAATATATGTCAGTACACCATAATGTTTTATTGTATCTATACCAAAATCTTTGTTATCAGGCATGTAAAACAACTTTAAATGTTCCTCCTGACGATCTTTGGTTTGTTTCACAAAGCACCCATTTTTGCCATAAACGACGAAGCTCGGTCTTTCTTTAAGTCTAAAATAACTGGATTTTACAGATACCTTTAATCTACCAAAGTATAAATCCAAATCGAAATAGTCATTCATTCTCCCTTGTCCTAATAATTGCCTTACATCGTAATGTATATGATCCGGCTTGCCGAAGTAACTGATGACCTGATCCAGTGTATGGCAGCCATGTGCATATAAGAATGACGAAGCGGGATCAAAAGAGTGGGCAGACTCGGGTACTTCGGGGCGGTAATAGTCAAAATGCATTTCCACTTCCAGCAAGTCCCCTATTTTCCCTTCTTCTATGACCTTTTGAACGGTTAAAAAATCACTATCGAAACGTCTATTTTGATACGCCTGAACAATTAATCCTTTCTCTTTCGCCAATGCAAATATTTCTTTTGCCTGCCCTGAATTTTCCATAAAAGGCTTCTCTACCAAACAGTTTTTATTATGTTCCAATACTAGTTTTGCGTATTCATAGTGGCTGTCATGTTTTGTGCAAACCACAATGAGTTGAATGTCCTTGTCGTTTAATAATTCATCTAAGTCGGAAGTATAATTTATTCCTGCAACCTTATCCCAGCTGTCATGTTCAGGATTTCTCCGATAAATTGTTTTTACCTTTATATTCTCTCTTTGCAGTACGAACGGCAGGTGATATCTGTTCGTGCTTTTCCCATTTCCAATATAACCGATAGTAAGCATAGCGACCTCCTAAAAATATATTTATATGCAATATCTTTATATAAAGAAGCACCTCCTTAAATTGATAGGTTTATCATACCGGAGGCACTTCTTTATTTGTATACATTATTACGCCGGGCTCATAGTTAATCTTTGAAAAAAAACCCTGAATAAGCGTCTTTACTGATTACATCAAGTGTATGAGGTGGAAGACAATACCGACCACGAACAACCCAAGAATCATCATAATTGGAGAGACTTTCTTCCTAAGTAGCCACATACAAAGAAGTGTTAGCAACAATCCAGCCAAACCAGGAATTAAGCTGTCCAAGTTGTCTTGTAATGTGGTTACATCATATTTGCTCAATGACCGACCGTCAGCTTGCTGTTCCAATGCACTTTTAATTCCTGCAGCTCCAGAAGGTAACTTATCCCAATCAATATATGCACCTTCGTCAAGTTTCACCTTGGATACCGTCGGCGTAAATGTTACATCTACCCAACGATTGACTAATGCACCAAGGATGAACATACCTAGTATTGCAGCACCTTTCGTAATATCCTGAAGTAATCCGCCAGATAAGTCATCCGTAATTTTGGAACCAGCCTTGTAGCCAAGTTCTTGTGTATACCACATGAATCCCATACGAATGAGATTCCATAAAACGAAGTAAAGAATGGGTCCAAGTATGTTGCCAGTCATAGCCAGAGAAGCCGCCAATGCACCAAGGATTGGTTTAACCGTAAACCAGAAAGTTGGATCCCCAATACCCGCCAATGGTCCCATCATACCGACTTTAACACCTTGAATTGCTTTGTTGTCAACCGGCGCGCCGTTTGCACGTTCTTCTTCGAGCGCTAAAGTTACACCCATAATAGGTGAAGCTACATATGGATGCGTATTAAAAAACTCCAAGTGACGTTGCAGTGCAGCAGCACGGTCTTCTTTTGTTTTATATAATCTTTTGATCGCGGGAATCATGGAAAATGCCCAACCACCGTTTTGCATACGTTCATAGTTCCAAGAACCTTGAAGGAACGTGGAACGCCACCAAATAGAAACACGATCTCTTCTTGATAATTTCAATTCCTGTGCCAACTTATATCCTCCTCCTTCTTTTAGTAGTTATCAATAATATCGCCTAATGGATCGCCAGTATTTCCGTTTCCACCATTACCTGAACCGCCTTGTTTCGTAAGTGCTAAATAGATAAGTGCAAGCGATAAACCGATACCGCCAAGACCTAATAAGGTAATGTCAGGAATAGTTGCCAATACGAAACCAATCGCAAAGAATGGCCATACTTCTTTTGTAGCCATCATGTTAATAACCATTGCATAACCAACAGCTACTACCATCCCACCACCGATTGCCAAACCGTCTGTCAACCAGTCTGGCATAGCTTGAAGTAACTCTTTAACCGGACCTGCGCCAATAGCCACAATCAATGCGGCGGGGATTGCAATACGTAACCCCTGCAGGCAGATACCAACAATATGCCAAAAATCTATTTTTCGAAGGTTTCCTTCCTTGGCTGCGGCATCCATCAAGTGTACTATTCCTGTTGCAATCGTACGGACGATGATTGTCAATAATAAACCTGCAACTGCAAGTGGAACTGCGATCGCGATTGCAGATGACACGCCGGCTTCACCTTGACCACCTAAAACTAAAATAATTGCAGATGCAACAGATGCTAATGCAGCGTCTGGTGCTACGGCAGCTCCGATATTTGCCCAACCTAAAGCGAGAAATTGCAGGGTACCACCTAAAACAAGGCATGCCGCTAAATCTCCCGTAACTAATCCGATTAATGTACAAGCAATAATTGGCTGATGGAAATGGAATTCATCCAATACTCCTTCCATACCAGCCAAAAATGCTACGATAACAATTAATATTATTTGAATAATATTTAAATCCATAATTATTAATCTCCCTTTTTCTGATAATTAGGATCGCTTCCGTTTGTCTAACTCCGCTTGAGCCCTTTTAATAATTTCATCCATGTCGCCTTGTGAATCGTTTGGAACTTTGCGTACATCGAAGCTCAGACCAGCTTCTTTTAACTTATTGAAAGCATCAATATCATCTTGGCTAAAGGCCAACACCTTATTCGGTTGAACTTTACCAGGTGAGTGTGCCATGGAACCAACGTTGATTGTCTCCAGTGGAACACCGCCTTCAACCGCCCTAAGCGCATCTTGCGGGTTTTCAAAAAGAAGTAACGCGCGCTGGCCACCAAAGTGTTGATCATCTTTAGCTAGTTCGATCATTTTATAGATAGGAACAACATGTGCTTTTACACCTGAAGGAGCAGCCTGTTGGATTAATTTCTTACGGAGTTCATCCTTCGCTACTTCATCAGATACAACGATGATACGTGTAGGCTGTGTACTTTTCGTCCAGGATGTTGCTACTTGTCCATGAAGTAAACGAGAGTCAATACGCGCTAACACGTATTCAAATTTACCAGGAGCACCTGCATTTGATGGTTGAGCAGTATCTGCAGCAGAATCTG is a window of Lentibacillus daqui DNA encoding:
- a CDS encoding oxidoreductase; this encodes MLTIGYIGNGKSTNRYHLPFVLQRENIKVKTIYRRNPEHDSWDKVAGINYTSDLDELLNDKDIQLIVVCTKHDSHYEYAKLVLEHNKNCLVEKPFMENSGQAKEIFALAKEKGLIVQAYQNRRFDSDFLTVQKVIEEGKIGDLLEVEMHFDYYRPEVPESAHSFDPASSFLYAHGCHTLDQVISYFGKPDHIHYDVRQLLGQGRMNDYFDLDLYFGRLKVSVKSSYFRLKERPSFVVYGKNGCFVKQTKDRQEEHLKLFYMPDNKDFGIDTIKHYGVLTYIDEEGTIHEEKVKSVNGDYGRVYDDLYKAVINGQDKTITDEQTLLQMEMLERGIENLK
- a CDS encoding PTS system mannose/fructose/sorbose family transporter subunit IID, with product MAQELKLSRRDRVSIWWRSTFLQGSWNYERMQNGGWAFSMIPAIKRLYKTKEDRAAALQRHLEFFNTHPYVASPIMGVTLALEEERANGAPVDNKAIQGVKVGMMGPLAGIGDPTFWFTVKPILGALAASLAMTGNILGPILYFVLWNLIRMGFMWYTQELGYKAGSKITDDLSGGLLQDITKGAAILGMFILGALVNRWVDVTFTPTVSKVKLDEGAYIDWDKLPSGAAGIKSALEQQADGRSLSKYDVTTLQDNLDSLIPGLAGLLLTLLCMWLLRKKVSPIMMILGLFVVGIVFHLIHLM
- a CDS encoding PTS mannose/fructose/sorbose transporter subunit IIC translates to MDLNIIQIILIVIVAFLAGMEGVLDEFHFHQPIIACTLIGLVTGDLAACLVLGGTLQFLALGWANIGAAVAPDAALASVASAIILVLGGQGEAGVSSAIAIAVPLAVAGLLLTIIVRTIATGIVHLMDAAAKEGNLRKIDFWHIVGICLQGLRIAIPAALIVAIGAGPVKELLQAMPDWLTDGLAIGGGMVVAVGYAMVINMMATKEVWPFFAIGFVLATIPDITLLGLGGIGLSLALIYLALTKQGGSGNGGNGNTGDPLGDIIDNY
- a CDS encoding mannose/fructose/sorbose PTS transporter subunit IIA, producing MVGIIIASHGEFANGILQSGSMIFGEQENVKAITLMPSEGPDDVKAKMKEAIASFDNQDEVLFLVDLWGGTPFNQANSLIEEPKDKWAIVAGLNLAMLIEAYASRLSMNTAHEIAAHILGTAKEAVKVKPEELEPADSAADTAQPSNAGAPGKFEYVLARIDSRLLHGQVATSWTKSTQPTRIIVVSDEVAKDELRKKLIQQAAPSGVKAHVVPIYKMIELAKDDQHFGGQRALLLFENPQDALRAVEGGVPLETINVGSMAHSPGKVQPNKVLAFSQDDIDAFNKLKEAGLSFDVRKVPNDSQGDMDEIIKRAQAELDKRKRS